Proteins encoded together in one Nostoc sp. PCC 7524 window:
- a CDS encoding SGNH/GDSL hydrolase family protein, giving the protein MTTTAKTFPVWAFFLLATNGILMLAVILLILQQQRLTAFSGNALPPVPASQTQTVKPELGTRHQLNYQQWVDILNKEAKVVAEQRPSKLSILAGDSLSLWFPVEFLPQERNWLNQAISGETSNGLLKRLNLFDNTQPETIFIMIGINDLIRGVSDQVILDNQRQIMNYLKKAHPQAKIFVQSILPHGGKAATWEGREKLLAIPNSRIQQLNQQLKSIANQQGVKYLDLYSLFINQQGNIREELTTDGLHLNPAGYLVWRTALQIYQQELETR; this is encoded by the coding sequence GTGACCACTACTGCAAAAACCTTTCCTGTCTGGGCTTTTTTCTTACTGGCAACCAACGGCATACTGATGTTGGCGGTCATCTTGCTGATTTTGCAACAGCAGAGATTGACCGCTTTCTCCGGTAATGCACTACCCCCAGTACCAGCAAGTCAAACCCAAACTGTCAAACCAGAGTTAGGCACTCGCCATCAACTCAATTATCAACAGTGGGTAGACATTCTCAACAAAGAAGCTAAAGTAGTTGCTGAACAGCGTCCCTCAAAATTAAGCATACTAGCAGGGGATTCTTTAAGTTTGTGGTTCCCTGTGGAATTCTTACCTCAAGAAAGAAACTGGCTTAATCAAGCAATTTCTGGCGAAACCAGTAATGGGCTATTAAAAAGATTAAATTTATTTGACAATACCCAGCCAGAGACAATATTTATCATGATTGGCATTAATGACCTGATTCGGGGAGTAAGTGATCAGGTGATTTTAGATAATCAACGGCAAATCATGAATTATCTCAAAAAAGCCCATCCCCAAGCCAAAATATTTGTCCAGTCGATTTTGCCACATGGGGGAAAAGCAGCCACTTGGGAAGGACGAGAAAAATTACTAGCTATTCCTAATAGTCGCATTCAGCAATTAAACCAACAGTTAAAAAGCATAGCTAATCAACAAGGAGTTAAATATCTAGATTTATATTCTTTATTTATTAATCAACAAGGAAATATCCGGGAAGAATTAACTACCGACGGCTTACACCTAAATCCTGCCGGCTACCTAGTTTGGCGCACAGCGTTGCAGATTTATCAGCAGGAATTGGAGACTAGGTAA
- the trxB gene encoding thioredoxin-disulfide reductase has protein sequence MNVLNSEHRQVIIIGAGSAGLTAAIYTARANLKPLVIRGSEPGGQLATTTEVENYPGFVNGILGPELMQHFEAQAARFGTEFRYGMITSVDFSRRPFRLILDDDQVLLADAVIIATGASPKYLGLENEKRLLGHGVSSCATCDAAFFQEQEVAIVGGGDTAIEDAIFLTRFCSKVYVIHRRKQLRASKILQERAFAKEKINFIWNTSVEDVLGEDEVEGLLLKNRETEETYILSVAGLFIAIGYQPNTRIFQGYLDIDNKGYISTLPGSTYTNIAGVFASGDAQDYVYRQAATAVGTGCMAAIDAERWLESQNQVAVTFSDKWGKLGTSN, from the coding sequence ATGAATGTTTTAAATTCCGAGCATCGTCAAGTGATTATTATCGGTGCTGGTTCAGCTGGATTAACTGCTGCTATTTATACCGCACGAGCTAACCTGAAGCCATTAGTGATTAGAGGATCAGAACCTGGAGGTCAACTGGCAACTACTACAGAGGTAGAAAACTATCCGGGCTTTGTCAATGGGATTCTAGGGCCAGAATTAATGCAGCATTTTGAAGCACAAGCAGCTCGCTTTGGTACAGAATTTCGTTATGGCATGATTACATCCGTAGATTTTTCCCGGCGACCATTTCGCCTCATCTTGGATGATGATCAAGTCTTGCTGGCTGATGCTGTGATTATCGCTACTGGTGCTAGTCCCAAATACCTGGGATTAGAAAACGAAAAAAGGCTTCTGGGTCATGGGGTGTCATCCTGTGCTACCTGCGATGCTGCTTTTTTCCAAGAACAGGAAGTTGCCATTGTGGGTGGTGGGGATACGGCGATAGAAGATGCCATCTTCTTGACGCGGTTTTGTTCTAAAGTTTACGTAATTCACCGACGAAAACAACTGCGAGCTTCTAAAATTTTACAGGAGCGTGCTTTTGCTAAAGAAAAGATCAACTTTATCTGGAATACATCAGTCGAAGATGTTTTGGGAGAAGACGAAGTAGAAGGACTGCTGCTCAAAAATCGAGAAACTGAAGAAACATATATCCTATCGGTAGCAGGTTTATTTATTGCCATAGGTTATCAGCCGAATACAAGAATTTTTCAGGGATACCTAGATATAGATAATAAAGGCTATATCAGTACCCTCCCTGGTTCAACATATACAAATATTGCTGGTGTGTTTGCCAGTGGTGATGCTCAAGACTATGTGTATCGACAAGCCGCAACTGCTGTAGGAACTGGTTGTATGGCAGCTATTGATGCTGAACGTTGGCTAGAGTCACAAAATCAGGTTGCAGTTACCTTCAGCGATAAATGGGGAAAGTTAGGAACTTCCAACTAA
- a CDS encoding 4-hydroxy-3-methylbut-2-enyl diphosphate reductase: MDTKAFKRSLQHSENYNRKGFGHQAEVATQLQSEYQSNLIQEIRDRNYTLQRGDVTIRLAQAFGFCWGVERAVAMAYETRKHFPTERIWITNEIIHNPSVNHRMQEMQVGFIPVDGGKKDFSVVGNKDVVILPAFGASVQEMQILNDKGCQIVDTTCPWVSKVWNTVEKHKKGEYTSIIHGKYKHEETIATSSFAGKYLIVLNLKEAQYVADYILHGGDREEFLQKFAKACSAGFDPDQDLERVGIANQTTMLKGETEQIGKLFERTMMQKYGPAELNQHFQSFNTICDATQERQDAMLELVKDKLDLMIVIGGFNSSNTTQLQQISQERGLPSYHIDSVERIKSRTSIEHRQLTGDLVISENWLPEGEIVVGVTSGASTPDKVVEDIIEKIFTLKAKVSVS; the protein is encoded by the coding sequence ATGGATACAAAAGCTTTTAAACGTTCACTGCAACATTCAGAAAATTACAACCGTAAAGGGTTTGGCCATCAGGCTGAAGTGGCTACCCAATTGCAATCTGAGTATCAAAGTAACTTAATCCAAGAAATTCGCGATCGCAACTACACTCTGCAAAGAGGTGATGTCACTATCCGCTTGGCTCAAGCTTTTGGTTTTTGTTGGGGTGTAGAACGCGCTGTGGCTATGGCTTACGAAACCCGCAAGCACTTCCCCACGGAACGCATCTGGATTACTAACGAAATTATCCATAATCCTTCTGTCAATCACAGAATGCAGGAGATGCAAGTGGGATTCATCCCAGTTGATGGAGGTAAAAAAGATTTTTCTGTGGTTGGCAACAAGGATGTGGTGATATTACCTGCTTTTGGTGCCAGCGTCCAAGAAATGCAGATTCTCAATGATAAGGGCTGTCAAATTGTTGATACTACCTGTCCTTGGGTGTCAAAAGTTTGGAATACTGTCGAAAAGCACAAAAAAGGTGAGTATACCTCAATTATTCACGGTAAATATAAGCATGAAGAAACTATCGCCACCAGTTCTTTCGCTGGTAAATATTTAATTGTTCTTAATTTAAAAGAAGCACAATATGTAGCCGACTACATTTTACATGGTGGCGATCGCGAGGAATTTTTACAAAAGTTTGCCAAAGCTTGTTCAGCAGGATTTGATCCTGATCAGGATTTAGAACGAGTGGGGATTGCTAACCAAACCACTATGCTTAAAGGTGAAACGGAGCAGATTGGTAAACTGTTTGAGCGTACCATGATGCAAAAGTATGGCCCGGCTGAATTAAATCAACATTTCCAAAGCTTCAATACTATTTGTGATGCTACCCAAGAACGGCAAGATGCCATGTTGGAATTAGTCAAAGACAAATTAGATTTGATGATTGTCATTGGTGGGTTTAATTCTTCCAATACTACCCAATTACAACAAATTTCTCAGGAAAGGGGATTGCCGTCATATCACATCGATAGTGTAGAGCGAATTAAATCTAGAACCTCTATTGAACATCGACAATTAACTGGGGATTTAGTCATTTCAGAAAACTGGCTACCAGAAGGAGAAATTGTTGTGGGAGTAACTTCTGGTGCTTCAACACCAGATAAAGTTGTGGAAGATATAATTGAGAAAATTTTTACATTAAAGGCAAAAGTTTCTGTTTCTTAA
- the hpf gene encoding ribosome hibernation-promoting factor, HPF/YfiA family: MKLVIHGKNIEITDAIREYVHQKIEKAVNHFQNITNEVDVHLSVARNPRINPKQAAEVTIYANGSVIRAEESSENLYASIDLVADKISRQLRKYKERRQDKKTQAQPTNEVVVPQPVVADLIGDRTPELPEEVVRTKYFSMPPMTLAEALEQLQLVGHDFYMFRNAETGEINVIYERNHGGYGVIQPRNNNGHTHHTNGKNGKVAVNMVMPEKSHSK, translated from the coding sequence ATGAAGCTTGTCATCCACGGCAAAAATATTGAAATTACCGATGCGATTCGAGAATATGTGCATCAAAAAATTGAAAAGGCAGTTAATCACTTTCAGAACATCACAAACGAAGTGGATGTCCACCTTAGCGTAGCTCGCAATCCCCGAATTAACCCTAAACAAGCGGCTGAAGTCACTATCTATGCAAACGGTAGTGTGATCCGCGCCGAGGAGAGCAGCGAAAACCTATACGCAAGTATTGATTTAGTAGCAGATAAAATTTCCCGACAACTGCGTAAATATAAAGAAAGAAGGCAAGATAAGAAAACTCAAGCTCAACCCACTAACGAAGTCGTTGTACCCCAACCAGTGGTTGCAGATTTAATCGGCGATCGCACTCCCGAACTTCCAGAAGAAGTAGTGCGTACTAAATACTTTTCCATGCCACCAATGACTTTGGCAGAGGCTTTAGAACAGCTGCAACTGGTGGGACATGATTTTTATATGTTCCGTAATGCCGAAACTGGTGAAATTAACGTCATTTATGAACGCAATCATGGCGGTTATGGCGTGATTCAACCCCGGAATAATAACGGTCATACCCATCATACCAACGGTAAAAATGGTAAGGTAGCCGTTAATATGGTTATGCCAGAAAAGTCCCACAGTAAATAA
- the lipB gene encoding lipoyl(octanoyl) transferase LipB, whose product MIHSKEAQVKRCLLYNKGLMPYQEAHEWQKSLLAERVHNPHLDDVLILLEHPPVYTLGQGSNSEFLKFDIAQNQFAIYRTERGGEVTYHCPGQLVGYPILNLQRYCKDLHWYLRQLEEVIIRVLAVYGLSGDRIPSLTGVWLEGRKVAAIGIKVSRWITMHGFALNVCPDMTGFGRIVPCGIADKPVGSLAEWIPGITCAEVRSHIVQAFTEVFGIEIVEEIMK is encoded by the coding sequence ATGATCCATAGTAAAGAAGCTCAGGTAAAACGCTGTTTGTTATATAACAAAGGATTGATGCCATACCAAGAAGCCCATGAGTGGCAAAAATCGCTCCTGGCTGAACGTGTTCACAATCCCCACCTAGATGATGTGTTAATCTTGCTAGAACATCCCCCTGTCTATACTTTGGGACAGGGCAGTAATTCCGAATTTCTCAAATTTGATATCGCTCAAAATCAGTTCGCGATATATAGAACTGAACGCGGCGGCGAAGTGACTTACCACTGTCCTGGACAATTAGTCGGGTATCCAATTTTAAATCTGCAACGCTATTGTAAAGATTTGCATTGGTACTTGCGACAATTAGAAGAAGTCATCATTCGCGTATTAGCAGTTTATGGGTTGTCAGGCGATCGCATCCCGTCTTTAACTGGGGTATGGTTAGAAGGACGTAAAGTTGCAGCTATTGGCATTAAAGTTAGCCGTTGGATTACCATGCACGGTTTCGCCTTAAATGTTTGTCCAGATATGACAGGCTTTGGGCGTATTGTTCCCTGCGGTATTGCAGATAAACCTGTAGGCAGTTTAGCCGAATGGATTCCGGGAATTACCTGTGCAGAAGTACGCAGTCATATTGTCCAGGCTTTTACGGAAGTATTTGGTATAGAAATTGTCGAAGAAATTATGAAATAA
- a CDS encoding ABC transporter permease subunit (The N-terminal region of this protein, as described by TIGR01726, is a three transmembrane segment that identifies a subfamily of ABC transporter permease subunits, which specificities that include histidine, arginine, glutamine, glutamate, L-cystine (sic), the opines (in Agrobacterium) octopine and nopaline, etc.), which yields MARFSLRHWLRWFLVVCLSCVLLSGCSVNLSASKTLRVATEPAFPPFEFQGQGGELQGFSIDLMNAIASSANFKVNFQSLPFDGIIPALQAKTVDAAISSITITAERAKTVAFSRPYFKAGLAIAIRQNNPEITGFDRLNNKKIAVQIGTTGAEKAKSIPGAEIRSFDSAPLALQELLNGNVDAVINDAPVTLYAINTGNLKGIKVVEQLLTEEYYGIATAQNSPNLALINNGLDTVLKNGTYAQIYQKWFKATPPQLPDKSPFENQENTSNEGIFNSIGVIFQALPTLLQGALVTLQLTVISVVLGLIGGSLIGIVRLSKIAPVRWLARAYVDFFRGTPLLVQIFMIYFGIPAILQELNLTFTFDRLAAGVIALSLNCAAYIAEIVRAGIQSIEPGQAEAAKSLGLNPLLTMRLVIFPQAFRRMLPPLGNEFISLLKDTSLVAVIGFEELFRKGQLIVAANYRPFEIYAAVAIFYLCLTLLSSQAFSRLETWMNPTQSGKLRTATAYKLKNNKD from the coding sequence ATGGCTAGATTCAGTTTGAGGCATTGGCTGCGCTGGTTTCTGGTTGTATGTTTGAGTTGTGTTTTACTCTCTGGTTGTAGTGTAAATCTGAGTGCTAGTAAAACTTTGCGGGTGGCGACTGAACCAGCATTTCCGCCTTTTGAGTTTCAAGGACAAGGTGGAGAGTTACAGGGTTTTTCCATTGACTTGATGAATGCGATCGCTTCCTCTGCTAACTTTAAAGTTAACTTCCAAAGTCTGCCATTTGACGGCATCATCCCAGCCTTACAAGCCAAAACCGTAGATGCAGCCATTAGTTCCATTACTATCACCGCCGAACGCGCTAAGACTGTGGCTTTCTCCCGTCCTTATTTTAAAGCCGGATTAGCGATCGCTATTCGTCAAAATAATCCAGAAATTACAGGTTTTGATCGTCTCAACAATAAAAAAATCGCCGTCCAAATTGGTACAACTGGCGCAGAAAAAGCTAAAAGTATCCCTGGTGCAGAAATTCGCAGTTTTGATTCTGCGCCTTTAGCCTTACAAGAATTACTCAATGGCAATGTAGATGCAGTCATTAATGATGCACCAGTAACTTTATATGCCATCAATACAGGTAATCTCAAAGGCATTAAAGTTGTAGAACAATTATTAACAGAAGAATATTACGGCATTGCTACAGCCCAAAATTCACCCAATTTAGCACTTATAAATAACGGACTAGATACAGTATTAAAAAATGGCACTTATGCCCAAATTTATCAAAAATGGTTTAAAGCTACACCGCCACAATTACCAGATAAATCACCGTTTGAAAATCAAGAAAACACAAGTAACGAGGGAATATTTAACTCAATAGGCGTAATTTTTCAGGCTTTACCAACTTTATTACAAGGTGCGTTAGTTACTCTCCAACTCACAGTTATTTCCGTCGTGCTGGGTTTAATTGGAGGTTCCTTAATTGGTATTGTTCGCCTCTCCAAAATTGCTCCTGTACGCTGGCTGGCGAGAGCTTATGTTGATTTCTTTCGGGGAACGCCATTACTCGTACAAATTTTTATGATTTATTTTGGCATCCCAGCCATTCTTCAAGAACTGAACTTGACTTTTACATTTGACAGATTAGCGGCTGGGGTAATTGCCTTAAGTTTAAATTGTGCAGCTTACATTGCTGAAATTGTCCGTGCTGGAATCCAATCAATTGAACCAGGACAAGCAGAAGCAGCCAAATCATTAGGCTTAAATCCTCTATTAACCATGCGCTTGGTAATTTTTCCCCAAGCATTCCGGCGAATGTTACCACCTTTAGGTAATGAATTTATTAGTCTATTGAAAGATACTAGCTTAGTAGCGGTGATTGGGTTTGAAGAATTATTTCGCAAAGGACAATTGATTGTAGCTGCTAATTATCGCCCCTTTGAAATTTACGCAGCAGTTGCCATATTTTACTTATGTTTAACTCTGCTTTCTTCCCAAGCTTTTAGTCGCTTAGAAACTTGGATGAATCCGACTCAATCAGGCAAACTTCGGACAGCAACAGCTTATAAATTAAAGAATAACAAAGATTGA